A window of the Salmo trutta chromosome 25, fSalTru1.1, whole genome shotgun sequence genome harbors these coding sequences:
- the LOC115162713 gene encoding iron-sulfur protein NUBPL-like isoform X1, protein MHHYSFAHFVITVAYQFLPNWLCRTMTISLSILLLLYLFCTQSKTVGILDADVYGPLVPKLMNRKGNPELTDSSRLLPLVNFGIPCMSMGFLVEDVAPPIVWRGLMVMSAIEKLLRQVDWGLLDYLVIDMPPGTGDDQLSITQNVPIAGAVIVSTPQDIALLDARRGAEMFRKVNVPVLGIVQNMSVFQCPKCNHQTHIFESDGARSLVDTLGVQLLGDIPLHLNIREMSDSGQPLVSSPVSPEAEAYRKVATAVVQHLEELSN, encoded by the exons CAATTTCTGCCCAACTGGTTATGCAGAACCatgacaatctctctctccattttacTACTGCTGTATCTTTTCTGCACTCAGAGTAAAACAGTGGGCATCTTAGATGCTGATGTTTACGGTCCCTTAGTTCCTAAGCTGATGAACCGGAAGGGGAACCCAGAACTAACTGACAGTAGTAGACTTCT ACCACTTGTGAATTTTGGGATTCCTTG TATGTCCATGGGGTTTCTGGTAGAGGATGTAGCACCACCCATTGTCTGGAGGGGCCTGATGGTGATGTCAGCTATAGAGAAGCTACTTAGACAG GTAGATTGGGGACTGCTGGACTACCTGGTTATTGACATGCCACCTGGAACTGGAGATGATCAGTTATCAATCACTCAGAACGTCCCAATAGCAGGAGCAGTGATTGTGTCCACTCCTCAGGATATTGCCTTGCTGGATGCACGCAGAGGAGCAGAAATGTTCAGAAAAGTCAATGTACCA GTCCTGGGTATAGTCCAGAATATGAGTGTGTTTCAGTGCCCCAAGTGTAACCACCAGACCCACATCTTTGAGTCAGACGGAGCAAGGTCACTTGTTGATACTCTGGGAGTACAATTA ctAGGAGACATTCCTCTACACCTGAACATCAGAGAGATGTCAGACAGTGGCCAGCCTTTGGTGTCTTCGCCTGTTAGCCCTGAG GCTGAGGCCTACAGAAAAGTGGCGACTGCCGTGGTCCAGCATCTAGAAGAACTctctaattga
- the LOC115162713 gene encoding iron-sulfur protein NUBPL-like isoform X2, producing the protein MSMGFLVEDVAPPIVWRGLMVMSAIEKLLRQVDWGLLDYLVIDMPPGTGDDQLSITQNVPIAGAVIVSTPQDIALLDARRGAEMFRKVNVPVLGIVQNMSVFQCPKCNHQTHIFESDGARSLVDTLGVQLLGDIPLHLNIREMSDSGQPLVSSPVSPEAEAYRKVATAVVQHLEELSN; encoded by the exons ATGTCCATGGGGTTTCTGGTAGAGGATGTAGCACCACCCATTGTCTGGAGGGGCCTGATGGTGATGTCAGCTATAGAGAAGCTACTTAGACAG GTAGATTGGGGACTGCTGGACTACCTGGTTATTGACATGCCACCTGGAACTGGAGATGATCAGTTATCAATCACTCAGAACGTCCCAATAGCAGGAGCAGTGATTGTGTCCACTCCTCAGGATATTGCCTTGCTGGATGCACGCAGAGGAGCAGAAATGTTCAGAAAAGTCAATGTACCA GTCCTGGGTATAGTCCAGAATATGAGTGTGTTTCAGTGCCCCAAGTGTAACCACCAGACCCACATCTTTGAGTCAGACGGAGCAAGGTCACTTGTTGATACTCTGGGAGTACAATTA ctAGGAGACATTCCTCTACACCTGAACATCAGAGAGATGTCAGACAGTGGCCAGCCTTTGGTGTCTTCGCCTGTTAGCCCTGAG GCTGAGGCCTACAGAAAAGTGGCGACTGCCGTGGTCCAGCATCTAGAAGAACTctctaattga